The genomic region CTAggataatattacaaaatcaggtttataCAGACTGTCCAAGTAGCAACCAGTACAACTATAATGGAAGTATGGTTTCCAGCAGGACGGTCTCGGCACCATCCCATATCAGTATGTGCCTGCATGTCCGCGTGAGcatttaaacattgtttgttcCAAATCGCTGTGATAGCCCAGAAGAGGACAGTATCGTGTGACTACGCAAGATGGCCAGGATCTATCATCCAACATTGACTTACACATTATAAACAAAAGTCCTATAAATAACGAACCCGCAAAGTGTGCATTAATAATCTTAGGCGGACATAATAGTAAGGcgcaaacttaaaaaaaaaatcccgACAGTGAATTCATACAGCGTGCCGTTTTTACAAGTTTATGCAAGACACAAGGCCTTGGGTGACCGTTTTTATTGCGTGTAaacgtaattgtaattactagtgctactgtaactttacattaaaattgttaaggCGGCATTAAACTTATGTTTATCGGATGCTAGTAATATACCTTATATAAGAAATTATGGGCTTTATGAAAGAAGTATGCGGATTCGTCCATACCACAGCCAAAtgaactgaaatattaaaatgaatcattttctggataaaaaagtaatttatttcttgaCGTGAAAAATGAGTAGAGAGGCAAGACTCGGTGCTTTTCTTCTAGAAGTAATGACGTCAAGTACGTAAAATGACGATAATATTGATTATTAACAAAACGGTCATTCCCTGAAGTTGTTATAAAAGTTTTAGATAGTGAACATGAATCGATCCATCAGACAGGTGTCCAGTCTTTGTTTTAAGACAGCTCCAGTTAGCACTAAGATGTCATCTGGTAGGAGGTTGAAAAGTTTTGTTCCACTGTAGAATGGCTTCTTTTACAACAAAGCTCTCCTGTGTCTTGGGAGAGGGCTTCTTAATGAACTCCTTGTGTTGTGCTTATGGTTTCTTATTTCTCTAGAAAGGCAAATTTTGCCAATTAAGAATATCACTTCTTTTATATAGATATCGATTATGGTCTCAAATCTTTAACTGCTTAATGCTGCTTTCTGTTCAGTGAGTACTCTGTTCAGGTGAATAGCATAGGTGGCGCCCCCAGATTACAATATCGTATCGAATATTAGATTCCAAAAGTACATGATAAGCTACATCTATTGTGTTTATTGCTTCAACCTATTCACTACATATTAATTTGGCTTCAAGATTAAGGCGTAAGAGTTTACTTCCTTTCTCCAATAGAATATCAGGTAGAGCCGGTATATGTTGTCCCCTCCTACCAAAATTTATGTTTGGTGTTTAGAGGGTTGCAGCCAGATCATTTAAAGCACAGTAGTCATAGGTTATATTTAAGGCTATGTAAGCATTTGGGCTTAGTTCTTCGTCTGTGTCATCAGCGTAAATGACTACAGAAGCTGTAGTCTCTAATGAATTTTAAGAAGCCATGGTTTAAAAGAACATTGGGCCCAGTAccgagccttgtggaactcctcttGCAACAGAAAGGCACAATGATCTACATACTGAGTTACACTGGTGTATGGTTTTATTCTCACCCAATTGCGAGCGTCCTTCAAGATAACTCCTAATAAGCCCCACACACTACCGGACCAGACCTTCAGACCAGACCGTCTGGCTGCAAGCATGCCGTCTTGGACGGCTCTACACACACACTCCCAGACCAAACATTCGTAGTTTAGACAACCGTGATGAGAACACCTGTACGTCATGGCCACCAGTGTTGTCTAGGAACCAGAAAATAGGTTTAGCTCTTAGTTGTATGTTGATAACTGAGGAAAAACGCCGGAAGAAACGGAAAATATGGGCTAAGCAGTGGCTTCATGATCGAAAAAGGTTTACACACTTAAATCTGTTAAAAGAACTGGACGAGAgtgattttagaaattttttttgcGAATGGACGAGCAGTGTTTTACCGATTTACTCTATATGGTTAAGCCTTTCATTGAGAAAAAGAACACTTTATTTAGAAGTTCTGTGAGTGCTGAGGAGAGGCTGATTGTAACTCTCCGATATCTGGCAACTGGGAGGAGTTACGAAGACTTAAAATTCAGTGCTGCTATTTCGCCTCAGCTCCTGTCATCAATCATACCTGAAACCTGTGCTGCAATTTACCACTGTCTGAAGAAGTacataaaggtaaaataaacCACACAATATTCAATAACAATTAGTTTATTGGTAGTTTTAAAACAACTCATATGAATCTCATATACTGTCCATACACATTGAAACAGTCGTTTGTCATTTTAAAAAGTCCAAAcaggacattaaaaaaatacaaaaaaatcatacttATTAGTTGAATGGAACCCAAATGTACGACTATAGTGGggaaattaacagaaaaattaacttttacaaaaaatattaataatattcgtGATCGGGATTGTAGTAACCACGAGGATTTTGGATTGAATTTAACTCTGTTATGTTGTAGTTATTTTGTGCACTACTATTGGACTCATTTGTAGTTATTGAAGATGGTGAGGGTGGAATGAAGGGTGGAGATGGGCTTGCAACAAGGGTATGCGATTTTTGAGAAGGGAAAGGAGGTGTTGAACGTTTTGAATCTGTGATTATCGTGCATGCTTTGAAAAGATGGGTGTGGTGTTTTGAAAGAAATGAGGCGAAAGAATTTGGGGCTAGAATTAAAACATGACATGTCAGTCAGCTTCCTCACgctttccataaaaaattaatatctgaaaTCAATTTTTGGGCAATGGTTTGCTGATCGTTATTGAGTTGGCTGAGTTGTAAGCCAAGCGATTTACCTATCACCTCCCACTTGGCCTCGGTTGCAGACAGTAAATTTTGCACAGAGTCAAACATGGCTTCCTTTTTTTGTCCAATGCACTCATTTTTCCTTTTTCCGTGGAATCGGAGCCCTAGTCCCAGCCGGATTTACAATAGTAGAAGGACCTGCGATTCTGCCGTTGGTTGCTCTGTTCTTGCACCACTGCTGCACCACTTCCTGGGTCACCAACTGTTTTCCTGAAATTAACGATACCAATTTAGTATGCTTTTATTTTCAGATTCCAAAAACTGAGGATGAATGGAGAACTGTTGCACATCAATTTGAGACCAAGTGGAACTTCAATAACGCTGTTGGAGCAATGGACGGAAAACACATAGCTATACAAAAACCAACAGGAAGCGGATCGCAGTActacaattataaaaagttttttttagcaTAGTGTTATTTGCTATCGTTGATGCAAACTATCAGTTTATGTACGTAAATGTTGGAGCCAATGGGAGTGTGTGTGATTCTACAGTTCTCCAAAATTCGAGTTTTTACCAGAGACTTATAAATGATGAATTGAGATTACCAGCGCCAACAGCTTTACCAGGTACGAATAAGTGCGTCCCATATGTTTTCCTTGGAGACTCTGGGTTTAGTCTTAGCCCTTACATAATGAAGCCTTACccgttaaaaaatattactcatgGGCAAAGAAATTTTCAACTACAGACTATCACGAGCAAGAAGGGTTGTTGAAAACGCGTTTGGCAATATTAGCATCACGGTTTCGCGTTTTTCCTACAAGCCATTGCAATCAATGTGGAAAATGTAGAAGTAGTTGTTCTTGCATGTTGCGCCTTACACAACTACTTGTCTCAGAGAAATGCAATGTACATAACCCCTTCATCTGTTGACACTGAAGATGTTAATACAATGCAGTTACGACCTGGGGATTGGCGTGAGGTGCGGTCCTTGGCACCAATGCAGCAATCGAGTGTAAGAAACTGTTTCTAAACAAGGAAAGAACATTCCGAAAATGTTTTCTTGACTACTACAACGACAAAGGAGCCCTTACGTTTCAAGGAGGATATGTTAAGAGCGCAATAACGTGATTTTGCTAATTGCTTACCACAGCATCCATTTGTGACTCGTCTTCTTCCAGAGTATCCAATCCTCCTCTGATCATCTCCTTCTCTTCCAAGAATGAAGGTTCATAGAACCAGAGACGTGGTGTATATATCTGGCTGCTGCCAGCTCCAGTTGTTTCACTGGCTCTTACCTgcaatgaaatgtttaatttcaattatttttgttattattagctTACTATTAGGGGAAATGTATGTTACCCTTTGTAATCATTATAtccttattaaaatactaatcgtgtgcaaaataatttatttgcaatcCCCATCAGGTATTGTacataataaactgattttaaaatactacttgGAAGTAATAAAACTGAGGCGAATTTCGTATATGAGAAAGATCGGCCaaaccgtttcaaaatggcagatattttaaaattaatttttcttttccagACGATAACAGCCACGAGGTTTCGTTTTTAGACTTATTAGTTTTAGTTccagaaatgaaaagttttataaatactgagaAATACTCGAATAAAATACCGTTAGGACTGTTTTCGAGTATATTTTTACTGACTATCTACATTATAGTAACTTAGAACATGCTTCTATTATGTCTGTACTCATCTCATTACTAACAATAAGATCCCCGTACGAAGGACGGGTACTcagctagtattaaataaaataaataaaaattatataaaatcaagaagttaaataaattattggataatttatacaaacatcaATGTTGTGAAGCTTATCTTCCTCAATTCCCGTCTGAAAACTGCACTTGAgattttctatcttcttcttGAGCAGGTCAATTGTTGCATTCGGTTGGAATTTGTTGTATATCTCCAACAGCGAACCATGTGCTGCCCTCCGTAGATCCCTATTCGCATAGGCATCGCACTTAGTGTCCCACAAACATCGGTTCTCTTTTTAGTGACTCAATAAGCTCCACTAAAAACCTCTTTTTCAGCTTCATTGTTCGGTTGGGATTGCTGTGAAGACATCACGATGTTGCGCTAGAACAGCAACACTCACTACAACAGATGGATGAAGACTGTCGCGACGGTCGGCCGTCCGACAGGACAGCGCTACACACTCACAGACCGGACAAAAAATAGTGGTGGGGGAACCTCAGACCGTCGGTGGTCGGAGGGTTCAACCATCAGACACGCAGACAGTCCTGGTCCGAGAAAATCGGTCCGCAGACAGCCCCACACACGATACGACAAGTGCCTGACACCAGACCCAGACGGTCTGGTCTGAAGGTCTGGTCCGGTAGTGTGTGGGGCTTTTAAAACCAGCAGGGTTCAGTTCTTTGTATTCCGAGTTCTTTGAGTTTCAGTATTATATGATGTTTCCAGACAGTCAAAGGCCTTACTACATTCGAATAGTATTGCTAAGGTGAACTTGTTGTCATCAACAATATACTCCAATTAGGGCTGTGATTATTGATCTTTCTTTTAGAAACTCATGCTGATTGTTGGGAATAAGATTTGTCGATGTACAGAGGGGTGACAAATTATTAGACTCAATcagaattttttatcaaattttgttgttacgccattttaacagtaattttactTGATGAACATGggtaaataatgtttgaaaataatgtttagtgtTATATAGTATACACTTTTCACAAATTTTCTCAAAGTCTGTGCAATGCAGTACGCACATTATACTAATATATCAAAAGagcaaataaaatgaaatcagCTGTTTTTCTTACCATGTGTGTTTTCATAACCTCAAAACTTACTATTTTGTGTTGTAATGTGCTTTGATGTGTTAGTGGTTGTCgcataagatatttttaacaacagttttttagttttcttgacataaatcaactgttttgtgtctTTTTACCCTGTAAAACATTTGCCAGAAATTATATTGGTAATGGGCAAAACTGCAGATTTATCACCTCGTAAAATATCTATGACCAAGGTTCTTTTGAAAGAAAATCATTATTTGCAAAGCGAAACAGCAAAAAGActcaatatattacaaaagtCTGTAAGCAGGATTAAGCGGGCctctaataataatacaatttatgaatCTAGTCGAGTTGGAAAATGTGGCCGCAAACCTAAATTGAATGAAAGATTGAAAAGGAAACTAAAGAACATGGTTCTCAACAACAGAAGAAGTACTAAAAAGCAGTTGGCAGAGGAAATGAAAGCATATGGGGTCAATGTTTTCACCCAGGAACTGTTCTACGAACCCATAAAGATGAAGGCCTAAATGCAAGACGACCTCGAAAGAAGCAGAAGATATCACCAGCCACGGCTAAAAAGCGCTTGTGAGTGGGCAAAAGGGCTAAACACTGGACTCAGGATGATTGGAAGaaggtaaaaagtaaaacattacgttatttacactaaaaaaaaaaacagcgaaGAATGGTTCTACAGGCCCAAAAACGGGTTTCCAGATGATGGAATTTGTgtgtttatgcacgacggagcggCCATGTCACCAAGCAAAAAACagttaaaagctttttaaattcaaaagaaatcagTGTTCTGTCTTGGCCAGAAAATAGCCCGGATATGAATCCGATTGAGAATCTTTGGGCTATAGTAAAAGACAGGATGAGAAAAGAGAAAATTACTACAAAAACTGGTTTGatagactttaataaaaattttgcacCATGACCAAGAAATAAAGGATTCTTGCAAAAAACTGGTGGAAAGTATGTCTAACAGATTGGCAttgcttataaaaaaataaagggaTTACAAACTAAGTATTAGATGtgtgtaaaagttaaaaatgaataaaatgtattgaaaaaccaTGTTGAGTCTAATAATTTGTCACCCCTCTGTAAGTGGTCCAGGAGtctcttaaaaacaattttttctattattttgcaAAACAATTTGATAGGTTGGAAATAGTTTTCCATCCATTTCAGTTAAGGAACCTTTTTTGAATTTTGGGAACACTAGCATTTTGCACAGCCGAAGGAAAAATGCCATTTtctaaaaggatttttttttattactactgcTAGTAGATGAGCAAAGACATTTCTACAGTGCTTAGCCAGTTTAGgtgacgaaataaaatatttctttatttgatgcaaaattagggcctcatggccctttcttacatttaacctcatatagaagcctataacaaatattcttattttttaaataataataaaactaaatattttgctgtaaacattttaaatgtgaataacaaaaagtacaactttattgaagaatataaaataacaaaaatatattatgattaaaaaaggtatataaacttatttttaaatacatactcacacaaaaataataacatatacttgtatataatgaatattacaaacacactactcatgccagtgcaaccgcagcgaaagagacctatgccgaccccgccccaaccatctgccccagatagtgctccctcagcgacgccacgaaccgaggacgactcttAAGGATGTTATGCTACGAGGAAGgggaattccacagacgacatgccgttactacaaGTCATATACAGCAGTTAtgtgcaacggcatgcggagcacagacgaaccagagcgagttctatccacaccactttgagagacaaCTTGGAAAtcgtttttaagaaataatttggaaagccagaatttaaaattgaatagaccaatgtttaagatttttattgatctgaggtcatttaacttcaagatctttgaattaatataatagggcGTTATATGCTCATCCctcctgagatcaaatgcatatctcatacaataattttgggttctctggagtttttcACCCAAAGCCACAGTCATGTCGTTCATCACACTGTTACAGCAAGAAAAATGAGACAATATGAGTaatttaaccaacaacagttttTTATGTGTGTAGCGGCAAAAACCTCTGCAGTTTTTTCAGGGAATGTATTGATGCaaaaaactttcttacaagtcTTTGTCACTGCATCAGTCCAGCTAAGAGTACAATTTATTGTCAGTCCTAAGTTCTTAAATTTATCGTAATAAGGTAGTAAcagttccatttacagtaatgttacgtatagatgtaaaatcgatcaaagatcgAGAGCGGTAATGACCAAAtcacaattggtttagttttttcgtggtttagtttaaatccatgtttactagtccagtcccAGCACATTTTGTATAATTAGAGTTGGATCATGGTAATGCCATTTATCGATTTGGTGTGTGTTAACATAGACATATATCTGAGATATAGCCTATTATAGAGTCCTTACGAATCCTTGTTCTTGAAATTGAAGATGATTTCTTTGACTTCTTAAGGACTTGTAGGTGTAAGAGTCCAGAGTCCGGCGTGTTTTAGGTTCCTGATTTGGTCCTGGTAAGGTAAGGCTTGAGGTATCatgtagctgtctgcactgtgatTTTTTTTCAGCAATGGCGCAGAAGTAGATGTTAAACCTTTCAGCAATGTTGTGGGTCATTTAGCTCCCCTTCTGCTGTATCCAGTTTGAGCCTGCTGCCTGCCTTCTTCCCTCCCCTTAGAGTTTTTTTCAGCGTTGATGACATCCCAAGTAAGATCAAATGTTCAACATTTGTGTAAtgcaatttaacaatatttatataattaaaaaaacttcaaactctCTTTTGCTTTTGAATACAGAGTTTAGGACAGAAGTGTGATGTTTGCGGTCCTTGAATTTCCGGGTACTTTTTTTTTGTTGATTGGATCCTATGTTGATAGCATTAGTgatcattattttctttaatcgACCATGATTAGTTGaagatgaatttaaattaatattgtttgctCAAAAACCACAAAAGAtgttcattaaaactaaaaaccgATCATTttataatgaaggaaacaggatttttccggacatttgccatcgttcagtgaaacaagaaatcagtaacactacgtttcgagatctgcagtctgatctcttcttcaggtaaacctaatacataattacaaactaggttaaaataaacaaatcttaccaaagcgttgtggcacgcctaagtcaggaaatcacaacctacatgttgtttgtcaacttcactaactctataaacatgcacttaataaaaaactatacaaaacactaatcattaacttaactacggaatacaggtcacaatacgtcttcacttcgtctactaaccacctacgactgaccagagggactagcccaatggtaatcgtcacggctggctaaaacaagatggcggaaataaaagggaagggggcaggaatgggccctttcgttattattggttcatgcgagatgaacttcttaaaaccatattgtgactccgcattggtttattacaaatatctgatccgtttgatatttttggttttttctttagttcattttttagaattggcaaccaaagcggcctaatctcgactgatggttgactgattggttggtctgccaattttaatgtatgttgcctcaattaatttccttttgaagaaatgtggttcccgatgtattatgttggcttcatcccaattcatatgatggtcttcggaccaacaatggtgtgcaatttttgacttttctgtgagaccctttctcgtgttttctttgtgctccttttatccttacgtttagtggtctttttgtctcgcctatgtattccctattgcaactacattttatactgtaaacacagtttttggaatcctgtgtgccattttttggttttctttttacgagactttgtctaagagtgttgtgtgttttaaacgcggttctaatgtttgtactttctacctactcttctaattttctccgataatcccggcacataagggattgatataaaaacaaatttatcacaattctgttcttctgactcaggaatgattcttctggttcgtttgcacttatttattactaattgagggtatccattgcttctgagatccgattcaattttcttaaattcttcttttagtcgcatctttatctgagcacaagctctttgctctatcaaacaacgagtaggctattccttctttgacagatttttgatggttggattgataatttaaatattttcctgtgtgtgttatctttcgaaaaaacagttgtcttaaggacatccctatctcttaatacacacacatccaaaaagggaagctagTTTTGGACTTCCATTTCCATTGTGAGGCGATGGAAGGacaaatactattaatgtgattcaaaaaaattatttaattcaatgtctccatgagaaaaaataacaaaaggtatcatccacataaaCCTCCAACCAAATCTTCTGGTTTTTGAACTGAAAGGCTGAAAGGCCAAAGCTTTTACGCTCAAATTCGCCTCCATAAAGATAATTGGCGAAAAATAGGAGACCAGTCGGAAGAACCCATTGCCAATCCCCCTCATCTTGAACCGGTAAATTTTACTCCTCATAACCTCAAAATAATTTGCCATTGAAGTGTCAATAGTTTCATAAAAACAGTTCCGATAATTACCTGGCACGGGAAGTTTTTAGGTTCTATCCCTTTAACTGTTTGGTCTTTCTTTGAGaccgtgatttaataattccgagagtagttctggaactggtacatttgtaaatcaACTTTCACATcacaaaacttaccagtttgtcattTCAGTCAACTTAtaagggattttgacttctctaacaaaatccctggaattttttgaATGAAAGAGTTCAGTTATTTCCTAACCAATGGCGTGGTCCTATTGCTCATGCTTAAGTATCTCTCTTTTAAATGGCCATTAGATGAGAAGAAGACatcaaaaatttataatgtactaataatatttggaacgaaagaaaaaaaaactagtatCCAGTGATTTGAAACTAAATCCTGACCactttaataaaatcatatgttctgccttatgttattttttattattgtgtttttgttttgtttgactTGGCAATTAGCTGCATGGGCCAGTGACGGTGTTGGGGGGGGGGAGAAGGGGAGTTGCAAATGTATAGGGGCCCGGCTCAGACGAAATTTAGGgtatatattgttaaaacattCCCAGTGCTTAAATATGTATGTTtcgttgttaaaaatttaaatgaaagatTAAGTTCAAGTTACTTTACAGCAGCTGCTCCTTTTTAAGCAacctgtacataaaaatatttgttcagcCGAAGAATGATGGTTAGTTTTAGcttttattagtttattctacACCAATTGTAAACACAGATGGTGGGGGTGGCGGCGGCTTGTGGATAAAACCTGTCCAAAAAAACCGTGGTGCCTGCCTGTCCGCATCACCATTCGTCCACTATGGACGCCTCGCTGCCATGCAGGGGGCGCGAGCGAACATAAGCATATTTCGCATCAGTTACCACAGTATGTTGCCGTACTTTTTCTAATTGCTTTACTGCATTACCTCAAAAGTCTGTAGAActgttataactaataataaaattgatactTACAATCATAAATCTGGCGCTCAAAAAACCacaaagaaaatagtaaaataaaattgaaaacgtaaAAAAAGGATTTAGATTAATTGTTCCGTTTGAATTAGACGGTATCCACATCCACTTCTAGCAATAGTTTTTGGTGAACACTCCAAACATACTAAAGAAAGCGAAGATCgtgaataaaat from Homalodisca vitripennis isolate AUS2020 unplaced genomic scaffold, UT_GWSS_2.1 ScUCBcl_11861;HRSCAF=21294, whole genome shotgun sequence harbors:
- the LOC124374968 gene encoding uncharacterized protein LOC124374968, with protein sequence MDEQCFTDLLYMVKPFIEKKNTLFRSSVSAEERLIVTLRYLATGRSYEDLKFSAAISPQLLSSIIPETCAAIYHCLKKYIKIPKTEDEWRTVAHQFETKWNFNNAVGAMDGKHIAIQKPTGSGSQYYNYKKFFLA